The Carassius carassius chromosome 2, fCarCar2.1, whole genome shotgun sequence genome has a segment encoding these proteins:
- the LOC132103698 gene encoding thioredoxin-like — protein sequence MVIVIEDKSAFDNALKNAESKLVVVDFTATWCGPCQNIAPFYKALSEKGENKNVVFLKVDVDDAQDVASFCDIKCMPTFHFYKNGKKIDEFSGSNQSKLEEKINLHK from the exons ATGGTTATCGTAATTGAGGATAAG AGTGCTTTCGACAATGCTCTGAAAAATGCTGAGAGCAAGTTAGTGGTGGTGGACTTCACAGCCACATGGTGCGGGCCCTGCCAGAACATCGCTCCATTCTATAAA GCGCTGTCTGAAAAAGGAGAGAACAAAAATGTCGTGTTTCTAAAGGTGGATGTGGATGATGCACAG GATGTGGCCTCTTTCTGTGACATCAAATGTATGCCAACATTCCATTTCTACAAGAATGGAAAGAAG ATTGATGAATTTTCTGGATCAAATCAGTCTAAGCTGGAGGAGAAGATCAATCTGCATAAATGA
- the ptgr1.1 gene encoding prostaglandin reductase 1, producing the protein MVQAKTWILKQHFEGFPKDSDFELKLEQLSEPRDGEVLLEAVFLSVDPYMRPFSRVRMQAGDVMIGTQVAKVIQSKNPSFPVGCHVVGRCGWRTHTVTDGSNITKILVDWPQDVSLSHALGAIGMPGLTALYGLEEVCAIKPGETLLVNAAAGAVGSVAGQIAKLKGCKVVGSAGSDDKVAYLKELGFDQAFNYKTVPSLEEALKNASPEGYDCYFENVGGPFSSVAIPQMKEFGRIAVCGGISLYNDTTPQTGPYPHLQMIFKQLKMEGFLVGRWEHKNDESLKRMLTWMQEGKLKCKEHVTAGFENMPAAFMGMLRGENIGKAIVKV; encoded by the exons ATGGTTCAAGCCAAAACCTGGATCCTGAAGCAGCATTTTGAGGGCTTTCCTAAAGACTCCGACTTTGAGCTAAAACTAGAGCAGCTCTCTGAGCCCAGAGATGGAG AGGTTCTTCTGGAGGCAGTGTTCCTTAGTGTGGACCCTTACATGCG TCCATTCAGCCGTGTTCGAATGCAAGCTGGAGATGTGATGATTGGAACTCAAGTTGCCAA GGTGATTCAAAGTAAAAATCCTTCATTTCCTGTGGGCTGCCATGTGGTTGGTCGATGTGGCTGGAGAACACACACTGTGACTGATGGGAGCAATATCACCAAAATCTTGGTTGACTGGCCTCAGGATGTCTCCCTGTCCCATGCCCTTGGAGCCATTGGGATGCCAGG GTTGACCGCTCTCTACGGTTTGGAGGAGGTCTGTGCCATCAAACCGGGAGAAACCTTACTGGTTAATGCAGCCGCGGGGGCCGTTGGTTCTGTAGCTGGTCAAATTGCCAAACTAAAAGGTTGCAAGGTTGTGGGATCAGCAGGAAGTGATGACAAGGTGGCATATCTGAAAGAGCTGGGCTTTGACCAGGCTTTCAACTACAAGACTGTCCCGTCACTGGAGGAAGCACTGAAGAACGCTTCACCCGAAGGTTACGACTGCTACTTTGAGAAT GTGGGCGGCCCTTTTTCGAGTGTTGCTATTCCGCAGATGAAGGAATTTGGGCGTATTGCTGTGTGTGGAGGAATATCACTGTACAATGACACTACCCCACAGACAG GTCCTTATCCACACCTGCAAATGATTTTTAAGCAGTTGAAAATGGAAGGGTTCTTGGTGGGCAGGTGGGAACATAAAAACGACGAGTCACTGAAGCGAATGTTGACCTGGATGCAGGAG GGAAAGCTGAAGTGTAAAGAACATGTAACTGCTGGCTTTGAAAACATGCCTGCTGCTTTCATGGGGATGCTGCGGGGAGAAAACATCGGAAAAGCCATTGTTAAAGTCTGA